The Haemophilus parainfluenzae genome window below encodes:
- a CDS encoding SirB2 family protein, whose translation MLVYLHIVCAFLSLGLLIIRGGMQLSGKDWRAIKLLKILPHLVDTLLIASGLTIFFLVGYQLQSWLIMKIIMLVLYIFFSAKYFSRKATNPNNAFLAFAVLSFLGAIFFAYQPDFMES comes from the coding sequence ATGTTAGTTTATTTGCACATTGTTTGTGCATTTTTAAGTTTGGGATTATTAATTATCCGTGGGGGAATGCAATTAAGTGGGAAAGATTGGCGAGCAATTAAACTGCTAAAAATTTTACCGCACTTAGTTGATACACTTTTAATTGCGAGCGGCTTAACTATTTTCTTCTTGGTCGGTTATCAGTTACAAAGCTGGCTCATCATGAAAATCATCATGCTTGTGCTTTATATCTTCTTCTCGGCTAAATATTTTAGTCGCAAAGCTACAAATCCAAATAATGCATTTCTGGCATTTGCTGTATTAAGTTTCTTGGGGGCAATTTTCTTTGCTTACCAACCAGACTTCATGGAAAGTTAA
- a CDS encoding TonB-dependent receptor domain-containing protein, with amino-acid sequence MKKVIKLNLITLCLINALSISIVDAKAEETLDQIDVVEKNVANDKKPFTEAKAKSTREHIFKDTQTIDQVIRSIPGAFTQQDKGSGVVSVNIRGENGLGRVNTMVDGVTQTFYSTSMDSGQSGGSSQFGAVIEPNFIAGVDVNKSNFSGSNGINTLSGSANFRTLGVNDVITDDKPFGLIVKGMTGSNATKSNFMTMAAGRKWLDNGGYVGVAYGYSQREVSQDYRIGGGERLSSLGKDILAKEKEAYFRNAGYVLNSAGQWTPDLNKNHWSCNAPSPTFHGSTEKTTSSNDLTGETETIWTDSNCITHIEKSNIYDPEETETSVKNIYKNQARKNILQQLGAGKKPEDIEELQKGDDGIEKTDKSFERNKDQYSVAPIEPGSLQSRSRSHLLKFEYGDDHHTLGAQLRTLDNKIGSRKIENQNYQVNYNFNNNSYLDLNLMVAHNLGKTIYPKGGFFSGWRVTDKLITKNVANIIDINNSYTFLLPKEIDLKATLGFNYITNEYSKNRFPDELSLFSKEASHDPGRYNYLGKFEGTRTLLPQRSVILQPSGKQKFKTVYFDTALSKGIYHLDYSVNFTHYAFNGEYVDYENTPTQINEPILHKSGHKTAINHSATLSADINDYFMPFFTYSRTHRMPNIQEMFFSQVSDVGVNTALKPERAETYQLGFNTYKKGVFTKEDVLGLKLVGYRSFIKNYIHNVYGVWWRDGIVPDWASENGFRFTIAHQNYKPIVKKSGVELEVNYDMGRFFANLSYAYQRTNQPTNYADASPRPINSSEKEILKQGYGLSRISMLPKDYGRLELGSRWFDQKLTLGIAARYYGKSKRATIQEDYINGSQFELNTSHERTYYAIKKTEEINKQPIILDLHVSYEPVKDLIIKAEVQNLLDKRYVDPLDSGNDAASQRYYSSLNDSICSKNNTCEDGGKDKSVLYNFARGRTYILSLNYKF; translated from the coding sequence ATGAAGAAAGTTATTAAATTAAATTTAATCACACTCTGCTTAATCAATGCCCTAAGTATTTCTATCGTTGATGCAAAAGCTGAAGAAACATTAGATCAAATTGATGTAGTAGAAAAAAATGTCGCTAACGATAAAAAACCTTTTACAGAAGCAAAAGCGAAAAGCACTAGAGAACATATATTTAAAGATACACAAACTATCGATCAAGTGATTCGTAGCATTCCGGGAGCCTTTACTCAACAAGATAAAGGCTCTGGCGTAGTTTCTGTTAATATTCGTGGCGAAAATGGGTTAGGTCGTGTCAATACTATGGTCGATGGCGTCACACAAACTTTTTATTCTACCTCAATGGATTCAGGACAATCTGGTGGTAGCTCTCAATTTGGAGCAGTAATAGAGCCCAATTTTATTGCTGGTGTAGATGTCAATAAAAGTAATTTTTCCGGTTCTAATGGTATAAATACCTTGTCTGGTAGTGCTAATTTTAGAACACTAGGTGTTAATGATGTTATTACTGATGACAAACCTTTTGGGCTCATCGTAAAAGGAATGACGGGAAGTAATGCAACTAAATCCAATTTTATGACGATGGCTGCAGGCAGAAAATGGCTTGATAATGGTGGCTATGTAGGCGTGGCATATGGTTATAGCCAACGTGAAGTTTCACAAGATTATCGTATTGGTGGAGGAGAACGATTGTCTTCGCTAGGGAAAGATATTCTTGCTAAAGAGAAAGAAGCCTATTTCCGCAATGCAGGTTATGTTTTAAATTCAGCTGGACAATGGACACCTGATTTAAACAAAAACCATTGGTCTTGCAATGCCCCCTCTCCAACATTTCATGGAAGTACAGAAAAAACGACAAGCTCTAATGATTTAACAGGAGAAACAGAAACAATATGGACCGATTCAAATTGTATTACTCATATTGAAAAATCCAATATATACGATCCTGAAGAAACAGAGACCAGTGTAAAAAATATTTATAAAAATCAGGCTAGAAAAAACATTCTACAACAATTAGGAGCTGGAAAAAAACCTGAGGATATTGAAGAGCTCCAAAAAGGTGATGATGGAATTGAAAAAACTGACAAATCATTTGAACGTAATAAAGATCAATATAGCGTCGCCCCTATTGAACCTGGCAGTTTGCAATCTCGTTCTCGTAGCCATTTATTAAAATTTGAGTATGGGGATGATCACCATACGCTAGGGGCGCAACTACGTACATTGGATAATAAAATTGGTTCTCGCAAAATTGAGAATCAAAATTACCAAGTCAATTATAATTTTAATAATAACAGTTATCTCGATCTTAACTTAATGGTGGCACATAACCTTGGAAAAACAATTTATCCTAAGGGAGGATTTTTTTCTGGCTGGCGAGTCACAGATAAACTTATCACAAAAAATGTAGCAAATATCATTGATATTAATAACAGCTACACATTCTTATTACCAAAAGAAATTGATTTAAAAGCTACGTTAGGTTTTAACTATATTACCAATGAATATAGCAAAAATCGTTTTCCAGACGAATTAAGTTTATTTTCCAAAGAAGCATCGCACGATCCTGGTCGTTACAATTATTTAGGAAAATTTGAGGGCACTAGAACTTTACTCCCCCAACGTTCAGTAATCTTACAACCTTCTGGTAAACAAAAATTTAAAACTGTTTATTTTGATACCGCACTTTCTAAAGGTATTTACCATTTAGACTATAGTGTCAATTTTACGCATTATGCATTTAACGGTGAGTATGTAGATTACGAAAATACACCAACACAAATTAATGAACCGATTTTGCATAAATCAGGACATAAAACAGCGATAAATCACTCGGCAACACTTAGCGCGGATATCAATGATTATTTTATGCCGTTTTTCACCTATTCGCGCACACATAGAATGCCAAATATTCAAGAAATGTTCTTCTCTCAAGTATCTGATGTTGGCGTAAATACGGCATTAAAACCTGAGCGAGCTGAAACTTATCAACTTGGTTTTAATACCTACAAAAAAGGCGTTTTCACTAAAGAAGATGTATTAGGTTTAAAATTAGTGGGCTATCGTAGTTTTATCAAAAATTATATTCATAATGTATATGGTGTATGGTGGAGAGATGGCATTGTTCCTGACTGGGCCTCTGAGAATGGATTTAGATTCACCATTGCTCATCAAAATTATAAGCCTATTGTGAAAAAGAGCGGTGTTGAATTAGAAGTAAATTATGACATGGGACGTTTCTTTGCAAATCTGTCTTATGCTTATCAACGCACGAATCAGCCAACCAATTATGCGGACGCTAGCCCACGTCCTATAAATAGTTCTGAAAAAGAGATCTTAAAACAAGGTTATGGTTTATCTCGTATTTCAATGTTGCCTAAAGATTATGGAAGATTAGAACTTGGCTCTCGCTGGTTTGATCAAAAATTAACTCTTGGTATCGCAGCACGTTACTATGGGAAAAGTAAACGAGCAACCATTCAAGAAGATTATATTAACGGTTCTCAATTTGAATTAAATACGAGCCATGAACGAACTTATTATGCAATCAAAAAAACAGAGGAAATTAATAAACAACCGATTATTTTAGATTTGCATGTAAGTTATGAACCTGTTAAAGATTTAATTATCAAAGCTGAAGTACAAAACCTACTAGATAAACGTTATGTTGATCCTTTAGACTCAGGGAACGATGCTGCTTCACAGCGCTATTATTCAAGCTTAAATGATTCAATTTGTAGTAAAAATAATACTTGTGAAGATGGAGGAAAAGATAAATCTGTACTTTATAACTTTGCTCGTGGAAGAACTTATATTCTGAGTTTAAATTATAAATTCTAA
- a CDS encoding integration host factor subunit beta, producing MTKSELIENLSTKHPTLSAKEVEGIVKDILELIAQSLEEGNRIEVRGFGSFSLHHRQPRVGRNPKTGDSVKLDAKSVPHFKAGKELKDRVNVFA from the coding sequence ATGACTAAATCTGAACTAATTGAAAATCTATCAACAAAGCACCCAACTTTATCCGCAAAAGAAGTAGAAGGTATTGTAAAGGATATTCTTGAACTCATTGCACAATCTTTAGAAGAAGGTAATCGTATTGAAGTACGTGGTTTTGGTAGCTTCTCTTTACACCATCGTCAACCGCGAGTGGGTCGTAATCCAAAAACCGGTGATTCTGTAAAATTAGATGCTAAATCTGTACCGCACTTTAAAGCGGGTAAAGAATTAAAAGATCGCGTAAATGTTTTTGCTTAA
- a CDS encoding thiol:disulfide interchange protein DsbA/DsbL — protein MILMSVTNVAFGEVNAKDFSAKNPPHLPLANVAQFEDGRDYFSYQEPIEQAKRSDRKIPIQFFFDYDCRVCSSAQDILQLYSQIRPNKVALEEHPVATNEAKFSATIFYTLQRLKVGELSDTLLFETSEKARYTELSTLDNMREWIISQGISKAEFNKVVHSAEVKEDVNNAIYLTEEYGVFTFPYVVVGGKYVLTASTLYNDDYGVAVLDFLVNKLEQERKKQ, from the coding sequence ATGATATTGATGAGTGTGACGAATGTCGCATTTGGTGAAGTCAATGCAAAGGATTTTTCTGCCAAAAATCCACCGCACTTACCACTAGCGAACGTGGCTCAGTTTGAAGATGGTCGAGATTATTTCTCATATCAAGAACCGATTGAACAAGCCAAAAGAAGCGATCGTAAAATTCCGATCCAATTTTTCTTTGATTATGACTGTCGAGTTTGTTCTTCAGCCCAAGACATCTTGCAGCTTTATAGCCAAATTCGCCCTAATAAAGTGGCATTAGAAGAGCATCCAGTTGCTACAAACGAAGCTAAATTTTCAGCCACAATATTCTATACATTACAGCGTTTAAAAGTAGGCGAGTTGTCAGATACGCTGTTATTTGAAACCTCTGAAAAGGCACGCTATACCGAATTATCCACATTAGATAATATGCGTGAATGGATAATTTCGCAAGGGATCAGCAAAGCTGAATTTAATAAAGTTGTGCATTCTGCTGAAGTAAAAGAAGATGTGAATAACGCCATTTATTTGACAGAAGAATATGGTGTATTCACTTTCCCTTATGTAGTTGTGGGCGGAAAATATGTTCTCACCGCGAGTACGCTGTATAACGATGATTATGGAGTAGCGGTATTAGATTTCTTAGTGAATAAACTCGAACAAGAAAGGAAAAAACAATGA
- the cmk gene encoding (d)CMP kinase, producing MGMIITVDGPSGAGKGTLCYALAEKLGFTLLDSGAIYRVTALAALKRHADLTDEEGLAELARHLDIQFIPKNGEVNVLLGGMDASHLIRTQEVAEAASKLAVFPKVRSALLQLQQDFGKNDGLIADGRDMGTVVFPNAQVKLFLDASAEERAKRRYKQLQNKGINGNFAQILAEIQERDFRDRNREVAPLKPADDALLLDSTTLSIDEVIAQALAYIQQKASISI from the coding sequence ATGGGAATGATTATCACCGTTGATGGTCCAAGTGGGGCAGGAAAAGGAACACTTTGTTACGCATTGGCAGAAAAGTTAGGTTTTACCTTATTAGATAGTGGTGCGATTTATCGCGTGACAGCATTGGCTGCGCTGAAACGTCATGCAGACTTAACCGATGAAGAAGGATTAGCGGAGTTAGCCCGTCATTTAGATATCCAGTTCATCCCGAAAAATGGTGAAGTAAATGTGCTTCTTGGCGGAATGGATGCGAGTCATTTAATCCGTACGCAAGAAGTGGCGGAAGCAGCTTCAAAACTGGCGGTTTTTCCTAAAGTGCGGTCAGCTTTACTGCAACTTCAGCAGGATTTTGGTAAAAATGACGGTCTGATTGCTGATGGGCGAGATATGGGAACGGTGGTTTTCCCAAATGCGCAAGTGAAACTGTTTTTAGACGCAAGTGCAGAAGAACGTGCAAAAAGACGCTATAAACAGTTGCAAAATAAGGGAATTAATGGTAACTTTGCACAGATTTTAGCCGAGATACAAGAACGCGATTTTCGTGATAGAAATCGTGAGGTTGCGCCATTGAAACCGGCTGATGATGCTTTATTGTTAGATAGTACAACATTGAGTATTGATGAAGTCATTGCTCAAGCGTTAGCTTATATTCAACAAAAAGCGTCAATTTCGATTTAA
- a CDS encoding 5'-methylthioadenosine/adenosylhomocysteine nucleosidase has translation MKIGIVGAMAQEVEILSQLMTDKRETKVASAVIFEGKINGKEVALLQSGIGKVAAAIGTTALLQLAKPNVVLNTGSAGGVAKGLKVGDIVISDETRYHDADVTAFGYEKGQLPANPAAFLSDKKLADLADEIAQSQGQNVKRGLICSGDSFINSEEKIAQIKADFPHITAVEMEATAIAQVCHAFNVPFVVVRAISDAGDGEASMSFEEFLPLAAKQSSALVLGMIDRL, from the coding sequence ATGAAAATCGGGATTGTTGGTGCAATGGCACAAGAAGTGGAAATTTTATCCCAATTAATGACAGATAAAAGAGAAACAAAAGTGGCAAGTGCGGTCATTTTTGAAGGTAAAATTAATGGTAAAGAAGTCGCATTATTGCAATCAGGGATTGGTAAAGTCGCGGCAGCTATTGGCACTACCGCTTTATTACAATTGGCTAAACCGAATGTGGTTTTAAATACCGGCTCAGCAGGCGGTGTCGCAAAAGGTTTAAAAGTAGGGGATATCGTTATTTCGGATGAAACCCGCTATCACGATGCTGATGTGACGGCATTTGGCTATGAAAAAGGGCAGTTACCTGCAAATCCTGCGGCTTTTCTTTCAGATAAAAAATTAGCAGATTTAGCCGATGAAATTGCACAGTCACAAGGACAAAATGTAAAACGTGGTTTAATTTGTTCGGGAGATAGCTTTATTAATAGCGAAGAAAAAATTGCTCAAATTAAAGCGGATTTCCCTCACATAACTGCAGTAGAAATGGAAGCAACAGCGATAGCACAAGTTTGTCATGCCTTTAACGTACCTTTTGTGGTCGTTCGTGCAATTTCGGATGCAGGCGATGGCGAAGCGAGTATGTCTTTTGAAGAGTTCTTACCGTTAGCTGCAAAACAGTCTTCGGCATTAGTATTAGGGATGATCGACAGACTGTAG
- the pyrF gene encoding orotidine-5'-phosphate decarboxylase, with protein MNSKVIVALDYETEAQALSLVDQIDPSLCRLKVGKEMFTTLGTNFVKQLHERQFDVFLDLKFHDIPNTVARAVRSAADLGVWMVDVHASGGLKMMEEAKKILEPYGKDAPLLIAVTVLTSMEDLDLLQIGINSSPLEHVLRLAHLTQRAGLDGVVCSPQEVEILRNTCGPDFKLVTPGIRPIGSDFGDQRRVMTPAAAIRSGSDYLVIGRPITQAENPAEVLRSINSSLS; from the coding sequence ATGAATAGCAAAGTAATCGTTGCATTGGATTACGAAACGGAAGCACAAGCGCTATCCCTCGTGGATCAAATTGATCCAAGCTTATGCCGTTTAAAAGTGGGTAAAGAAATGTTTACCACACTGGGAACAAATTTCGTTAAGCAATTACATGAGCGTCAATTTGATGTTTTCCTCGATCTTAAATTTCATGATATTCCTAATACTGTGGCAAGAGCAGTGCGTTCTGCGGCTGATTTAGGGGTGTGGATGGTTGATGTCCATGCTAGCGGTGGTCTGAAAATGATGGAAGAGGCGAAGAAAATTCTCGAGCCTTATGGAAAAGATGCGCCTTTATTAATCGCAGTAACCGTATTGACCAGTATGGAAGATTTGGATTTATTACAAATCGGTATTAACTCTTCACCACTTGAACATGTTTTACGTCTTGCGCATTTAACCCAGCGAGCAGGATTAGATGGAGTCGTTTGTTCACCACAGGAAGTAGAAATTTTACGTAATACTTGTGGTCCTGATTTTAAATTAGTCACACCGGGGATTCGTCCAATTGGAAGTGATTTTGGCGATCAACGTCGAGTCATGACTCCTGCTGCGGCTATTCGTTCTGGTTCTGATTATTTGGTGATTGGTCGCCCAATTACTCAAGCTGAAAATCCAGCAGAAGTGCTTCGTTCAATTAATTCATCTCTTTCGTAA
- the lapB gene encoding lipopolysaccharide assembly protein LapB has product MLELLFLLLPIAAAYGWYMGHRSAKKDQEDINNKLSRDYVTGVNFLLSNQTDKAVDLFLDMLQKQETENEIESNSQFEAELTLGNLFRSRGEVDRALRIHQALDRSPNYSFEQKLLAKQQLAKDFMTVGFYDRAEALYIIMVDEPEFAENALQQLLVIYQKTKEWKKAVNIAEKLAKISPKENNVELAQCYCEYALSGELESAVEKRSILQKVLNVSPTSVRASMLLADLEMANKNYRQAIHFLENILNQKPIYIGEVLKTLKYCYDELGERDNFELFLIRASQQVNNTKVDLMLASVIEEKDGKSAAQSKLYQQLTKHPSTSIFHRFIQFQIDDAEEGRGKESLILLHKMVGERIKQGFGYRCSNCGYQTHKLMWNCPSCKQWESIKPEHN; this is encoded by the coding sequence ATGCTTGAATTACTCTTTCTGCTTCTGCCAATAGCCGCCGCTTATGGTTGGTATATGGGGCATCGGAGTGCCAAGAAAGATCAGGAAGATATTAATAATAAACTCTCCCGTGATTATGTCACGGGGGTCAATTTTTTGCTTTCCAATCAAACGGATAAAGCCGTTGATTTGTTTCTTGATATGTTGCAAAAACAAGAAACCGAAAATGAAATTGAAAGCAACTCTCAATTTGAAGCAGAGCTAACGCTCGGTAATCTTTTCCGTTCTCGAGGCGAAGTGGACCGTGCTTTGCGGATCCATCAAGCACTTGATCGTAGCCCCAATTATTCTTTCGAACAAAAATTATTAGCTAAACAACAACTTGCCAAAGATTTCATGACGGTCGGTTTTTATGACCGTGCTGAAGCGCTTTACATCATTATGGTGGATGAACCAGAATTTGCAGAAAATGCACTGCAACAGCTTTTGGTGATTTATCAAAAAACAAAAGAATGGAAAAAAGCCGTTAATATCGCAGAGAAGCTTGCCAAGATCTCACCTAAAGAAAATAATGTGGAATTAGCACAATGTTATTGTGAATATGCCTTAAGCGGTGAACTTGAAAGTGCGGTCGAAAAACGCAGTATTTTACAAAAAGTGCTGAATGTATCTCCAACCAGTGTGAGAGCATCAATGCTGCTTGCTGATTTAGAAATGGCTAATAAAAACTATCGTCAAGCCATTCATTTTTTAGAGAATATTCTTAATCAAAAACCAATTTATATTGGTGAAGTGCTGAAAACGCTCAAATATTGTTATGATGAATTAGGAGAGAGAGATAACTTTGAGTTATTCTTGATTCGAGCTAGCCAGCAGGTTAACAATACGAAAGTCGATTTAATGTTAGCAAGCGTGATTGAAGAGAAAGATGGTAAGAGTGCTGCACAATCAAAACTTTATCAACAACTTACCAAACATCCAAGTACATCTATTTTCCACCGCTTTATTCAATTCCAAATTGATGATGCAGAGGAAGGGCGAGGTAAAGAAAGTTTAATTTTGCTACATAAAATGGTCGGTGAGAGAATTAAGCAAGGCTTTGGTTATCGTTGCTCAAATTGCGGTTATCAAACTCATAAATTAATGTGGAATTGTCCTTCTTGCAAACAGTGGGAATCCATCAAACCAGAACATAATTAA
- a CDS encoding LapA family protein, translating into MIKYILGLIIVLAIVLVAVTIGANNDQVITFNYIVAESQFQLSTLVAILFGFGLILGWLITGFSYLKLKFKNMSLARQVKRQTLQINELTTTRDKAV; encoded by the coding sequence ATGATTAAATATATTCTCGGACTCATTATTGTGCTGGCTATTGTACTCGTTGCGGTAACTATAGGGGCGAATAATGATCAAGTAATCACCTTTAACTATATTGTTGCTGAAAGCCAATTCCAACTTTCAACATTAGTTGCAATTTTATTTGGTTTTGGATTAATTTTAGGTTGGTTAATTACTGGATTCTCCTACTTAAAATTAAAATTCAAAAATATGTCGTTAGCGCGTCAAGTTAAACGTCAAACCTTACAAATTAACGAATTAACGACTACCCGCGATAAGGCAGTATAA
- the yciH gene encoding stress response translation initiation inhibitor YciH, whose translation MTESTLVYSTEVGRIKAQKQPVQRPKGDGVVRIQKQTSGRKGAGVSVITGLDLADDELKKLAAELKKRCGCGGSVKDGNIEIQGEKRDLLKQLLEQKGFKVKLAGG comes from the coding sequence ATGACAGAGAGTACTTTAGTTTATTCTACCGAAGTTGGTCGAATTAAAGCGCAAAAGCAGCCAGTACAACGTCCTAAAGGTGATGGAGTGGTTCGCATCCAAAAACAAACTAGTGGTCGAAAAGGCGCAGGCGTTTCAGTGATTACTGGGCTAGATTTAGCTGATGATGAATTGAAAAAGTTAGCTGCTGAACTTAAAAAGCGATGTGGTTGTGGTGGTTCAGTAAAAGACGGCAATATTGAGATTCAAGGCGAAAAACGTGATTTACTAAAACAACTTTTAGAACAAAAAGGGTTTAAAGTAAAATTAGCGGGTGGCTAA
- the rpsA gene encoding 30S ribosomal protein S1, whose product MSESFAQLFEESLKGLETRQGSIVSGTVVAIQKGFVLVDAGLKSESAIPVAEFQNAQGELEVKVGDTVNVALDAVEDGYGETKLSREKAVRHESWIELEKAYEEKATVIGLINGKVKGGFTVELNGVRAFLPGSLVDTRPAREADHLLGKELEFKVIKLDQKRNNVVVSRRAVIESENSQEREQILENLAEGSEVKGIVKNLTDYGAFVDLGGVDGLLHITDMAWKRVKHPSEIVNVGDEVTVKVLKFDKDRTRVSLGLKQLGQDPWVAIAENHPVNSKLTGKVTNLTDYGCFVEILDGVEGLVHVSEMDWTNKNIHPSKVVSLGDTVEVMVLEVDEERRRISLGLKQCKANPWTQFAETHNKGDKVTGKIKSITDFGIFIGLEGGIDGLVHLSDISWNVAGEEAVRNYKKGDEVSAVVLAVDAVKERISLGIKQLEDDPFNNFVAINKKGAVISATVVEADAKGAKVELAGGVEGYIRAADLTNEVAAGDVVEAKYTGVDRKARIVHLSVKAKDQAEEAAAVANVNTKQEDVAIPNAMAEAFKAAKGE is encoded by the coding sequence ATGTCAGAATCTTTTGCTCAACTCTTTGAAGAATCATTAAAAGGCCTTGAAACCCGTCAAGGTTCAATCGTTAGCGGTACTGTTGTTGCTATTCAAAAAGGCTTTGTACTTGTTGATGCAGGCTTAAAATCTGAATCTGCAATTCCTGTTGCTGAATTCCAGAACGCTCAAGGTGAACTTGAAGTTAAAGTTGGCGACACAGTAAACGTAGCTTTAGATGCAGTTGAAGATGGTTACGGCGAAACTAAACTTTCTCGTGAGAAAGCTGTTCGTCACGAATCTTGGATTGAATTAGAAAAAGCTTACGAAGAAAAAGCGACCGTTATCGGTTTAATCAACGGTAAAGTGAAAGGCGGTTTCACAGTTGAGTTAAACGGTGTTCGTGCATTCTTACCAGGTTCATTAGTTGATACACGTCCTGCACGTGAAGCTGATCACCTACTTGGTAAAGAATTAGAATTCAAAGTAATCAAATTAGATCAAAAACGTAACAACGTTGTTGTTTCTCGTCGTGCAGTGATCGAATCTGAAAACAGCCAAGAACGTGAACAAATCCTTGAGAACCTAGCTGAAGGTTCAGAAGTTAAAGGTATCGTTAAAAACTTAACTGACTACGGTGCGTTCGTAGATTTAGGTGGCGTTGACGGTTTATTACACATCACTGATATGGCTTGGAAACGTGTTAAACACCCAAGCGAAATCGTGAATGTAGGCGACGAAGTGACTGTTAAAGTATTAAAATTTGACAAAGATCGTACTCGCGTATCTTTAGGCTTAAAACAATTAGGTCAAGATCCTTGGGTTGCTATCGCTGAAAACCACCCAGTAAACAGCAAATTAACTGGTAAAGTAACTAACTTAACTGACTATGGTTGTTTCGTTGAAATCTTAGATGGCGTTGAAGGTTTAGTTCACGTTTCTGAAATGGATTGGACTAACAAAAACATCCACCCATCTAAAGTTGTAAGCTTAGGCGATACAGTTGAAGTGATGGTATTAGAAGTTGACGAAGAACGTCGTCGTATTTCTTTAGGCTTAAAACAATGTAAAGCTAACCCATGGACTCAATTCGCTGAAACTCATAACAAAGGCGACAAAGTTACTGGTAAAATCAAATCAATCACTGATTTCGGTATCTTCATCGGTCTTGAAGGTGGTATCGACGGTTTAGTTCACTTATCTGACATTTCTTGGAATGTTGCAGGTGAAGAAGCAGTTCGTAACTACAAAAAAGGTGACGAAGTTTCTGCAGTAGTATTAGCAGTAGATGCAGTGAAAGAACGTATTTCTTTAGGTATCAAACAACTTGAAGATGATCCATTCAACAACTTCGTAGCAATCAACAAAAAAGGTGCAGTAATTTCTGCAACTGTTGTTGAAGCTGACGCTAAAGGTGCTAAAGTTGAATTAGCAGGTGGCGTTGAAGGTTATATCCGTGCAGCAGACTTAACAAACGAAGTTGCCGCAGGTGATGTGGTTGAAGCGAAATACACTGGTGTAGATCGTAAAGCACGTATCGTTCACTTATCTGTAAAAGCGAAAGATCAAGCTGAAGAAGCCGCTGCAGTTGCAAACGTGAATACCAAACAAGAAGATGTTGCTATTCCAAACGCAATGGCTGAAGCTTTCAAAGCAGCTAAAGGTGAATAA